A genome region from Carassius auratus strain Wakin unplaced genomic scaffold, ASM336829v1 scaf_tig00034894, whole genome shotgun sequence includes the following:
- the LOC113081671 gene encoding G-protein coupled receptor 55-like, whose product MSNCTLKIYPIVENLQKATSIPTFIFGVLGNIYVLVMFCRRPRAKWTYMNIYITNMAIADGTLLMTMPVKIHYYSRTLEEHLKGLCNFVLWVYYVNMYVSIFLITAISVVRYVAIKYPMKARSIFSCKKALVVCALIWFIILAISPIYFISDSDNDKTMCFQRVKSTLSLIFVLLLIIVGFLVPFLIMMFCSITVVCTLSKQLDIGTRSEKIQCMFIIVANLIVFVVCFLPVHLGYIVKYIVQNKYENLVDNDSCHYKLVAHNFLHIAIFLSNMNCGLDCFCYFFATKTSWNMCCMKDTDKTEGECDNNTVSDAVSTPK is encoded by the coding sequence ATGTCCAACTGCACCCTCAAAATCTACCCCATAGTCGAAAACCTACAAAAAGCCACTTCCATTCCCACCTTCATCTTCGGGGTCCTGGGGAACATCTACGTCTTGGTGATGTTCTGCCGCCGTCCCAGAGCAAAATGGACCTACATGAACATCTACATCACCAACATGGCCATCGCCGACGGTACTCTGTTGATGACCATGCCCGTTAAAATTCATTACTACAGCAGGACATTGGAAGAGCATTTAAAGGGGctgtgtaattttgttttgtgggtTTATTACGTCAACATGTATGTGAGTATCTTCCTGATCACGGCCATAAGCGTGGTGCGGTACGTGGCCATCAAGTATCCAATGAAGGCCAGGAGTATCTTCTCTTGCAAGAAAGCTCTGGTGGTTTGCGCGCTCATATGGTTCATCATTCTCGCCATCAGTCCGATTTACTTCATTTCCGACTCCGATAACGACAAGACCATGTGCTTCCAGAGGGTCAAGAGCACATTGTCGCTGATTTTCGTATTATTGTTGATCATCGTCGGGTTCCTCGTGCCGTTCCTCATCATGATGTTCTGCTCCATTACAGTCGTTTGCACTTTAAGTAAACAGTTGGACATCGGAACGCGTTCGGAGAAGATCCAGTGCATGTTTATCATCGTGGCCAATTTAATTGTTTTCGTTGTATGCTTTCTCCCCGTCCACTTGGGTTACATCGTTAAATACATTGTGCAAAACAAGTATGAAAACTTAGTAGATAATGACAGCTGTCACTATAAACTGGTCGCGCACAACTTCCTGCACATTGCTATTTTCCTCTCCAATATGAACTGCGGTTTGGACtgcttttgctatttttttgCAACCAAAACATCGTGGAATATGTGCTGCATGAAAGACACTGACAAGACAGAAGGTGAATGTGATAACAACACGGTTTCGGATGCAGTTAGCACtcctaaataa
- the LOC113081675 gene encoding lens fiber membrane intrinsic protein-like has product MVFTLVGGASLCGAAALVLLVISTATDYWMQYRYSGNAANQGLWRFCINRKCHAHTLTVAFWDATRAFMLLSVLGCFIGVLLGITASKRPRSRRVRTGGIALLLSGFLALLALAIYTGMTVNFFGKRYIDWRFSWSYILGWLGIILAFAAGVLQLCAYQRSSSEAAPASVSDS; this is encoded by the exons ATGGTGTTCACTCTGGTGGGAGGGGCCTCTCTGTGTGGGGCGGCAGCCCTCGTGCTCCTCGTCATCTCCACGGCTACTGACTATTGGATGCAGTATCGATACTCGGGGAACGCAGCCAATCAGGGCCTCTGGAGGTTCTGCATCAATCGCAAGTGCCACGCCCACACGCTGACCGTGG CCTTCTGGGACGCCACGCGGGCCTTCATGCTGCTGTCAGTGCTGGGCTGTTTCATTGGAGTGCTTTTGGGCATCACTGCGTCCAAACGGCCCCGGAGTCGACGGGTGCGGACCGGAGGAATCGCCCTGCTGCTGTCcg GATTTCTGGCGCTCTTGGCTTTGGCGATCTACACCGGCATGACCGTTAACTTCTTCGGCAAACGCTACATCGACTGGAGATTCTCATGGTCCTATATCTTGGGTTGGCTTGGCATCATATTGGCTTTTGCAGCAG GCGTCCTGCAGCTCTGTGCGTATCAGAGGAGCTCCTCTGAAGCAGCACCTGCGAGCGTCTCTGACAGCTGA
- the LOC113081673 gene encoding LOW QUALITY PROTEIN: pre-rRNA processing protein FTSJ3-like (The sequence of the model RefSeq protein was modified relative to this genomic sequence to represent the inferred CDS: deleted 1 base in 1 codon) codes for MGKKLKVGKTRKDKFYHLAKETGYRSRSSFKLIQLNRKFQFLQKARALVDLCAAPGGWLQVASKFMPVSSLIIGVDLVPIKPIPNVVMLQEDITTEKCRQAIRKELQTWKVDVVLNDGAPNVGANWQHDAFSQANLTLMALKLACEFLTKGGTFITKVFRSKDYQPLMWIFQQFFKKVQATKPQASRNESAEIFVVCQGFLAPDKIDNKFFDPKYAFKEVDVQVKTVKDLVNNKKPKAEGYMDGELILYHTFSVTEFLKAENPVDFLSKANAITFDNPELESHPLTSPEIKECCCDIKVLGRKEMRLLLSWRSKLRRFMARKLRQEAKHLDQEMSSNDDDSDIDEKEGKKKSAEKKEEKTPAEEEEEEMEQKLAEMKAEEIAELRRKKKKLLKEKRKQRERVEMKMDLPGVSIAETTDSSMFSLSAIKKAQGLSEITQGDMKGADALVDDQEEDDLHISDEDEDERMSLASDLDSDDLEEIEKKEKEIEKKMPKKKKVAFAAEPQDEGEENGNKLIVELEEKDEKRERETNMWFSKEIFAELDLDDDTDALSELRQTQLLQSGKGKKRKAEEEAEPVVQKPEVAAPSQKVNVDEDNSDSDDDDSSDDENEIARMKHASAAVDASGEMDDDNFQVVSVEKINKRARILNAEGLALGAQIATSKKRERDLIDGSFHRFANSEDMTEVPAWLVDDEKKHRKRPVPVTKEMVEEYKQKWREINARPVRRVAEAKARKKRRMLKKMEQAKKKAEAVVNTVDISEREKMAQLKSIYKKAGVGKEKRDLTYIVAKKGVGRRVHRPAGVKGTFRVVDGRLKKDTRAAQRKDQRGRGPKGGRGPKGGRGPKGGRGMKAGKGNAKKK; via the exons atgGGTAAAAAACTGAAAGTCGGGAAAACCAGGAAGGACAAATTCTACCATCTCGCAAAAGAAACGG GTTATCGGTCCAGATCGTCGTTTAAGCTCATTCAGCTCAACAGGAAGTTCCAGTTTCTTCAGAAGGCTCGAGCTCTGGTAGATCTGTGCGCAGCTCCAGGAGGATG GTTGCAGGTGGCGTCGAAGTTCATGCCCGTGTCCAGCCTGATTATTG GTGTGGATCTGGTGCCGATCAAACCCATCCCAAATGTGGTCATGCTGCAAGAGGACATCACCACAGAGAAGTGCAGACAG GCTATCAGGAAGGAGCTGCAGACGTGGAAGGTGGATGTTGTGCTGAACGACGGCGCGCCGAACGTCGGAGCGAACTGGCAGCACGACGCCTTCTCGCAGGCCAACCTCACGCTGATGGCGCTCAAGCTGGCCTGCGAGTTCCTGACCAAAGGTGGCACCTTCATCACCAAAGTCTTCCGCTCCAAAGACTACCAGCCGCTCATGTGGATCTTCCAGCAGTTCTTCAAGAAGGTGCAGGCCACCAAACCACAGGCCTCCCGAAACGAGTCCGCCGAGATCTTTGTCGTCTGCCAGG gtTTTTTGGCTCCGGATAAAATTGACAACAAGTTCTTCGATCCCAAGTATGCTTTCAAAGAGGTCGACGTACAAGTCAAAACGGTCAAGGATCTGGTTAACAATAAAAAGCCCAAG GCTGAAGGCTACATGGACGGCGAACTCATTCTGTATCACACTTTCTCAGTGACCGAATTCTTAAAAGCCGAAAACCCGGTCGATTTCTTGAGCAAAGCCAATGCG ATCACCTTTGATAACCCCGAGCTGGAATCGCACCCCCTTACTTCACCAGAAATCAAAGAGTGCTGTTGCGATATTAAAGTCCTGGGCCGGAAGGAAATGCG TCTGCTCTTGTCCTGGAGGTCCAAGCTAAGGAGGTTCATGGCTAGAAAGCTGAGACAGGAAGCCAAGCACCTGGACCAGGAAATGAG CTCAAATGATGATGATAGCGATATTGACGAGAAGGAAGGCAAGAAAAAGAGCGCTGAAAAGAAGGAAGAGAAGACTCCAgcggaagaggaggaagaggagatggAGCAGAAGCTGGCGGAGATGAAAGCCGAAGAGATCGCCGAACTCAGACG TAAGAAGAAGAAGCTGCTGAAGGAGAAGCGGAAGCAGAGGGAGCGAGTGGAGATGAAGATGGATCTTCCCGGCGTCTCCATCGCTGAAACCACCGATTCCTCCATGTTTTCCCTCAGTGCCATCAAGAAGGCTCAG GGTCTGAGTGAGATCACACAGGGAGACATGAAGGGAGCCGACGCTTTAGTGGACGACCAGGAGGAGGACGACCTGCACATTTCTGATGAAGACGAGGACGAGCGGATGTCTCTGGCCTCTGACCTGGACTCAGACGACCTCGAGGAGATCGAGAAGAAAGAGAAGGAAATCGAGAAAAAGATGCCTAAGAAGAAAAA AGTTGCATTCGCCGCCGAGCCGCAGGACGAAGGGGAAGAGAACGGTAACAAGTTAATTGTCGAACTGGAAGAAAAAGACGAGAAGAGAGAGCGCGAGACCAACATGTGGTTCAGCAAG GAGATCTTTGCTGAGCTGGATTTGGATGACGACACAGACGCCTTGAGTGAACTGAGACAAACCCAGCTGCTGCAGAGTGGAAAAGGCAAAAAGAGGAAAGCCGAAGAGGAGGCGGAGCCTGTCGTGCAGAAACCGGAAGTGGCCGCCCCCTCACAGAAAGTGAATGTGGATGAAGACAATAGTGACTCTGATGATGACGACAGCAGCGATGATGAAAA CGAAATTGCGCGAATGAAACACGCCTCGGCAGCTGTCGACGCGAGTGGAGAGATGGATGACGACAACTTTCAAGTTGTTTCTGTTGAAAAAATAA ACAAACGTGCACGAATTCTCAATGCAGAAGGTTTGGCGCTCGGCGCTCAGATCGCGACGTCCAAAAAGCGAGAGCGAGATTTGATCGATGGCTCCTTCCACAG GTTTGCGAATTCTGAGGATATGACTGAAGTTCCCGCCTGGCTTGTTGACGATGAAAAGAAGCACCGGAAGAGGCCTGTTCCTGTCACCAAGGAAATGGTGGAGGAATACAAGCAGAAATGGCGGGAAATCAACGCACGGCCAGTCAGACGCGTCGCAGAGGCCAAAGCGCGCAAGAAGAGACGG ATGTTGAAGAAGATGGAGCAGGCCAAAAAGAAGGCCGAAGCTGTGGTGAACACGGTGGATATTTCAGAGCGAGAGAAGATGGCTCAGCTCAAGAG CATCTACAAG AAGGCCGGCGTGGGGAAGGAGAAGCGAGACCTCACGTACATCGTGGCTAAGAAGGGCGTGGGACGCAGGGTGCACCGTCCCGCTGGAGTCAAGGGCACTTTCCGCGTGGTGGATGGGAGGTTGAAGAAAGACACGAGAGCCGCACAGAGGAAGGACCAGAGGGGGCGTGGTCCTAAAGGAGGGCGTGGTCCTAAAGGAGGTCGGGGTCCTAAAGGAGGGCGGGGCATGAAGGCAGGAAAAGGAAATGCGAAAAAGAAGTGA